GGTGGCCTCGCGCCGCGACGGCCACCGTGGTGGAGTCGATGAGCATTCTGGTGCTCTGCATACCCTGCCTCTTTCCTTCGATTTCGTCAGCTCGGCTGCCGTGCGCTCGGTGCCGGTGGCCGTCACTGCCAGTTCCCGCTGTCAGAATCTGCTGGCTGAACGGGACGTTCATGACGCACTTGACTTTGTACCGTTTTACCCTCATAGCGGTACAAAGTCAAGTGCGGAGGATAGTCTGGGTAGATGGCACGCGAACGGCTGGAGGAGGGCAAGTGGGGACAAATCTCCACTCATCAAGCCCCTGACGGGCGTTGGGCTGCGCAAGCGCGACTGCATGACCCTGTCCGCAAGAAGGTGATGCAAGTCCGCCGTTTCGGACGGTCACCCGAGCACGCCGAGGAAGTGCTGAAGGCCGAACTGATGAGACGCGCGGCCGCATCGCCTCCTCCACACCCGGAATACGCGTCCACGTTCGGCGACATCCTGGAGTGGTGGTGGATTGAGGCGCGACCGAACCACAACTGGTCAGACACCACCAATGAGTCGATGATGTACGCGCGGAAGCAACTCGAACGGTTCGCTGACCGCGCTTGGTCGCATCCCAACGACGCGTACGACCTAGCTGAAGAACTCGACGGCAACAGCCGCACCACGCAGTTGGCGGTGCGGCTGTTGTGGCACGTCGCGCGGGACGCTCAGAACGCGGTGCCGTTCTGAGATGCGAGTGCACTGAGGTACGGCACGACTCTCATCTCGGAGGTGTACAACTTCCTTGAGCGCTTCTTCATCGCCGCCTCGGCCAGACCTCGGCTGCCGTAGATACGCGCCTGTTCGAGGCCAGACCCTAGCACGAAGTTGTAGATGGAGATGTAGTTGCCAGGCCACCGTTCGATGACGTAGCGGTCATCCTCAATCTCGCCGCGTAGGTTCCCGTAGGACCGCATGAAAGCATCCACGCACATCTTCACCAGCGCAGGCACGTTGTCGCCGAGCACATGGAGATTCTTCCCGGCCTTGTACACGTGCGCGTCCGGCATCCATCCCTTGATGCATCTCTCGACAGCTCCCAGCGCCCGACGAAGGCGAGCAGGCACGCTCGATTCGGCTGCGGCGTACTGGAACGTCACGATGATGGCCTCGTAGACGAACGCCTCCTCCAGCGTGAAACCGTACGTTGACATGCTCTCAGCAAGTTCTTCCGGCGTGTACTGGTCCTTGACGGTTGAGAAGTGGTGCTCCGGGTAAGTGTTGCTTGAACGCGATTCGAACTTGTAAGACAGCGCGGCGGAGTCGAACTCGAACCAGCGAATGATTTCGTAACTCATCACGCCACCTTCACAAGGTTGAGAAGGGAGGCCGTGATGTCGTCCGCAACGACATTGAGGTCGTGGATGAAATCGCCCTCGTTGACGATGAGCGCGTAAAGCCGACGGTACTCAGATACGTAGTCCATCACCGCCACCTCAGCCCACGGGGTTGAGGATTCGGCCTCGCCTGCATCGACGAAGCTGTGCTCGAAGAAATGCATGTTCGCGTCGTAGGTGCGAGTGTTCTTGGTGCTGCGTACCCACTCCCCCGTCACGGCAGCGCGCATCCGCTTCGCTGTCGCAACACGCGCGATGCCGTCCTCTGGATTCTGCTCGCCGCCCTCATTGTTCGTAATGAGCGTGAAGCGCCAAGACTCGCCTTCGCGTGCGTCGAGGTCAAGCACGGCGTGCCCGGTCGCACCGGAACCTGCGAAGAAATCCAGCACACGGATGGGTTCCGCTTTCGACTCGTCGCGGCGGGCGGTCGGCACGACAGCAGGAAGGATGCGCCCGAGGAGTTCGCGGTGCTTCGGGTAGTCGAACCATGCCTTACCGTTCGCCCGCTTGCCCAACATCGCGCCGAGTTCGACCGTTGCGCCTCGCTGCTTGATGTCGTCTACGAAGCCGCTCATGTTCTGCCCGATGAACTCCGGGTCAGCCGTTTCCAGCACGTCACGGTCTTTCGCGTAGATGTGCATGTAGTCGCACTCGTTGGAGACGAACCGAGCGGTCCCCTTGTACTCGCCGCCCGCCCACGTGACCTGCCCGAGGCGGTTCTTCCGTCCGAAGACACGGTCAAGCAACATCACAGCGTGGGCATCCTCGTGCCGTCCGATATGCACGATGATGACGCCGGTGTCACGAAGGGCCTCACGGGCGAGCACAAGGCGCGGCAGCATGAACGACATCCACGGAGCGTGGTCGTCGCCGAGAGTGAGTTCCTTGCGCGCCTTCTTCGTGTCCGCGTAAGTCAGGTCGTTCTTCTGACGGTTGTAGGGCGGGTCGATGTAGATGACATCAGCCTTCGGCGCACCCGACGCGATGTACCCCATGAGAGCCGGAAGGTTGTCCGACTCGATGAGGTAGTTGTCTGCGGTGCTGCCGGTCAGCGTGCTGTGCTCGGCGACCGGGACGAACCGGCTGACCTGGCCGCCACGGAGGCAGGCCGCTTCCTGTGACTGCTCAACCTGCGGCATGAACGTGTAGAACACGTCCTCCTGCTGCGCCCGCTCGAACTGGCGCATGAGCGCCATCGCCTGTCCATACGTGAACGAAACGCCTCCGTTGCTGACGGTGGCCTTGTTGTTGCCCTTGCGGGCGGTAGTGCTGGTAGCCATTTGGCTACTCCTCTCTGGTAGATGTCGCAGGCTGTTGCCTGATGAGACCCGGTGTTGGGTGGCGACGTGGCGGTTGCCGGGCTGGTTGCCCGACACCTCATGCAGAGGTGCTTTCCACCAGAGAGTGCTGTTGAGTTGTTACTGACAATGTACCGCATCAACCGGTACGGAGTCAAGTCAGAACTCAAACCTTTTTGTCAGTGCTCAGAAAACTCCAGGACACGAGCAGATTCCGCAAGCAGCCGGTCTAACGTTCTGAGTGTCGCAGCGTAGTTCCGGATGGCATCCTGCCGTGGGTTTACCCCCGGCATCTCCATGTCCCAGTCGGCACCGGCAACGCGAACACCGCTCCCGCCGTACAGGAATATCTGGTCCCACGCCTGCGAGTAATGACTGTCCGACGAGAGTCGGTACCATGCGGCTGCCACCTCATCATCGAACAGCGACCGCGCACGTTCGGCACGGCCCAACAGTGGCTTTTTCGCGCGCTCACGGGCCGTCGCCCTCGCCTTGTCGTGGCGAATGCCGACCGTACTCCGAGCAACGTACCTCCCGACCAGCTTCGTCTTCACTTCATCGAAGTCGAAGTCAGCGGGGAGTTGTGGGTCGCCCTTTATGCTGTCCAGGTCGTCGATGAGGAGCTGGGCGAGACGTATGAACCGCTCTGCGTCGTCTATGCGGTCGTCCAGTACCCAACACACACTCAGCGCGTTCTCCATGATTGCGCGCTGATGGGGTGCCATTGACGTGTAGGGCGGTCCTCCGGGATGCGAAGCGATGATGCACAACGTGTGCGCGTGCGCGGAGGCGTGGTCGAGCCGACCGTTCAGGAACGCACTGAAAAGCCCGGCTCCGTCCTCTTTGCCCGCTCGCAGTTTCTCGTTCGCCTTCGCCACCAGACTGCCCTCATGCGGCTGTCGCGCATAATGAGCGAGAACAGTGAGCGCACGCGCCCTGTCCAGCAGCTCCCGCATGGATTCGGTCTGGCCAGGCGCTTCGATGTCGTGCACGTGCATCGGCGGGTACCCGGCTGGAAGATACTGGCTGGTCACCTCCCGAGCGTATCGAGTTGGAAGGCGTTGGCCGCTCCGCCACTTACTGTTGGATGTCCACCCAGACCGGGTCAAGCCACTGCTCGGTCTCGGTTACCGAGATGGCTAGCGGCAAAGCGCCCGCGACGGACTGGAATGCAAAGTTCCACTCGTGCGGGGTGTCTTGCAGGAGGTGGTCATTGCAACCGGGATTTCCGGGGATACTGGCGGTTTCGAAGACCGGGGCCATCTCCCGCTCTTCCGTGTCAAACACCTGGATGTACAGGTCGGTGTTTCCGCACGACAGGTCGGCCTGCGTCTTACTGTTCGAGTACGTCGATTTGATGAGGAGGAGCTGTCCACCTGAGTCCGGCGTCAGCGGGGAACCGTCGGTCGTCGCGATGGAGTTAGTCACCTCGACTGAGTGGATGGTGAGCGTGACGTTCCCTGTCGTGAAGGTGTCGCCGATGCGGAACGTCTCAGGCTCTGGCTCGGCCGGAGGAGGCGCTGGTTGTATAGCCTTCGGCTCGGCAACGACAGGCTCGGAACTAGTGGTCGGCACGTTGCTGGGTTCGGCGGCGGGCGCGTCCTTGCCGCCAATCATGATTCCCACGAGCACGGCCACGCCGATAACAAGTACGAAGAGCACAACTCCGCCACCGATGAGTACACCCCGTGAAATCGTGACGCCCTTCGGCGAGGGACTTGACTCAGTCATTCTTTTCCTTCTCAGACAAGACTCCAGCACTCCATCAGCGCAGCCACTTCTCGCGAGTCTAGAGGTAAGCTACTGACCCGCTATCTTCTTTGGGCTATGAGCGGACATCGAACGGAGGTAGAGCGACGAGGCTCGTTGATTCGGCCGCTCAGGCCATGATGGGGTCATGACAAGTTCAGTCCGCCCTCCAAATGAGACCGAGGGCGCGAGCGTTGCGGGCGACGCCCGCGACATGCTCCGTCAGAAGCGCTACGTGGAGGCGTTGGCCCTTACTCGACGAGTCCTTGAGAACTATCTCAGCTACGACGACCCGCGCCGAGGCTGGGTACCCACACGATTTATTCTAGGGTCGCAGTACGGTCGCCTGGCGGCAGCGTTCGAAGACGAGTCCGTGCACGACCTCATGAGCCAAGTTGTTGACCGTATGGCGACAGTCGATACTGGGGCCGATTGCGACGCATGGCGCGCTGAAGTCACTGGCTACCGTTCGGACCTCGAAGCAATGCGGTCATTGAGAGCCGCCGTTGTCGCCTCCGAAACGGGCGTCCCCATTAAGGAGTTGAAGCCTGTGGTGCAGCGTGCGATGAACCGCCTCAGATGGATGGAGAAAGCAGGTACCGTGCACATCATCGCGGGTACCGCGTACCCGGGACCGGCCCCGACGGTCGAACCAGCTCCGATTGCGCCCGGCAACGTCCCTACGCTGCATACCTACTTCTTCTCCAGTCCGGACGACCTCGAATCGACCGAGCAGAAGGAGTTCTACCAGCGCTTCGTGGAGTCTGTAAGGACCGGTGAGCCGCTCGACCTGGAGGGAAACCTCTCCTATGCGTTCATATTGCTGCGCGAGGCGACCGCCCGTCGGCTCGACAGTCGTAAGGATGCAGCATTCCTGAAGCACGCGCTCCTCTTGTTCCAGCGCACAGCCCCTGGAACCTCGCTGGCTGGGTACGCGCGACGATGGCACGCGGACCTCGCATTCTTGGTAGGCGATTTCGAGACGGGCCTCCGCCGCTTCGGTCCGGCAGGGCCAGATTTAGAGCTGTACGTGAATCTCGCTTCGGTTGCGGGGGAAGGTCGCATCACACCCGAGATGGTGGACCAGTGGCTGGGCCAGAGTAACCGTCTTACTGACTTCGGTCAGAAGCGAAAGCAGGATGTCGGCACGCACTTGTCTGACATCCTCAACGAGTTGCACGACGAGTTGGGCCAAAGCGTGGTCATGGACCTGTGGCGCAAGCTTGTGGACCGGGTTCGCCTTGGCACTGCCAACGGGGCCGGAATCGACTTTGCTACCTCATTGTCGGAAGGTGAAATAGCTGAGCGCCTTGCCCACGTAGACCTCAGCGGAGGCTACCGACGTCCACGCGAGGCTTTCGCAGGCATGCCGGGGCTTGGGCAGCCCATCGAGTGGCCGTCGCCCTGGGTTCACACATACTGGTTCGACTGGTTCGTTCTGGA
Above is a window of Microbacterium suwonense DNA encoding:
- a CDS encoding DNA methyltransferase, whose product is MSGNQPGNRHVATQHRVSSGNSLRHLPERSSQMATSTTARKGNNKATVSNGGVSFTYGQAMALMRQFERAQQEDVFYTFMPQVEQSQEAACLRGGQVSRFVPVAEHSTLTGSTADNYLIESDNLPALMGYIASGAPKADVIYIDPPYNRQKNDLTYADTKKARKELTLGDDHAPWMSFMLPRLVLAREALRDTGVIIVHIGRHEDAHAVMLLDRVFGRKNRLGQVTWAGGEYKGTARFVSNECDYMHIYAKDRDVLETADPEFIGQNMSGFVDDIKQRGATVELGAMLGKRANGKAWFDYPKHRELLGRILPAVVPTARRDESKAEPIRVLDFFAGSGATGHAVLDLDAREGESWRFTLITNNEGGEQNPEDGIARVATAKRMRAAVTGEWVRSTKNTRTYDANMHFFEHSFVDAGEAESSTPWAEVAVMDYVSEYRRLYALIVNEGDFIHDLNVVADDITASLLNLVKVA